The following proteins are co-located in the Acipenser ruthenus chromosome 35, fAciRut3.2 maternal haplotype, whole genome shotgun sequence genome:
- the LOC131705153 gene encoding uncharacterized protein LOC131705153, protein MSGRGKGGKGLGKGGAKRHRKVLRDNIQGITKPAIRRLARRGGVKRISGLIYEETRGVLKVFLENVIRDAVTYTEHAKRKTVTAMDVVYALKRQAQQADGRRHHRSGRSASLKMARTKQTARKSTGGKAPRKQLATKAARKSAPATGGVKKPHRYRPGTVALREIRRYQKSTELLIRKLPFQRLVREIAQDFKTDLRFQSSAVMALQEASEAYLVGLFEDTNLCAIHAKRVTIMPKDIQLARRIRGERASLSPRFKYCVIFIIRIYSMSGRGKGGKGLGKGGAKRHRKVLRDNIQGITKPAIRRLARRGGVKRISGLIYEETRGVLKVFLENVIRDAVTYTEHAKRKTVTAMDVVYALKRQGRTLYGFGG, encoded by the exons ATGTCTGGAAGAGGCAAAGGTGGTAAAGGACTCGGCAAAGGAGGCGCCAAGCGgcatcgcaaagtgctccgtgataacatccagggcatcaccaagcccgctatccgccgcctggctcgccgcggaggagtgaagcgaatctccgggttgatctatgaagagacccgcggggtgttgaaggttttcctggagaatgtgatccgggatgccgtcacctacactgagcacgccaagagaaagaccgtcaccgctatggatgtggtgtacgctctgaagcgccagg ctcaacaagctgatgggaggcgtcaccatcgctcagggcggagtgct AGTTTGAAAATGGCAAGAACTAAGCAGACTGCGCgtaagtccaccggtggaaaggcgCCCAGGAAACAGCTTGCTACCAAGGCTGCTCGAAAGAGCGCCCCCGCTACCGGCGGCGTGAAGAAACCTCACCGTTACAGACCTGGCACTGTGGCTCTGAGGGAAatccgccgctatcagaaatccaccgagTTGTTGATCCGCAAACTGCCCTTCCAGCGGCTCGTCCgagaaatcgctcaggatttcaagaccgacctgcgcttccagagctccgctgtgatggcgctgcaggaggctagcgaggcttacctggtcgggctctttgaggacaccaacctgtgtgccattcacgccaagagagtcaccatcatgcccaaagacatccagctggcccgccgaATCCGAGGAGAACGCGCT AGCCTCAGCCCTCGTTTCAAGTATTGTGTTATTTTCATAATACGGATCTACAGCATGTCTGGAAGAGGCAAAGGTGGTAAAGGACTCGGGAAAGGAGGCGCCAAGCGgcatcgcaaagtgctccgtgataacatccagggcatcaccaagcccgctatccgccgcctggctcgccgcggaggagtgaaACGAATTtccgggctgatctatgaagagacccgcggggtgctgaaggtgttcctggagaatgtgatccgggatgccgtcacctacactgagcacgccaagagaaagaccgtcaccgctatggatgtggtgtacgctctgaagcgccagggtcgcactctgtacggattcgggGGTTAA
- the LOC117395262 gene encoding histone H1-like: MAETAPAPAAPAPAKAPKKKSAAKPKKSGPSVSELIVKAVSASKERSGLSVAALKKILQAGGYDVEKNNSLINRALKSLVTKETLLQTKGTGASGSFKLNKKAAEAKEKAAKKKAAPKKPAAKKAVVKKTTKNVSAKKAATPKKTPTKAKKPKAVKKAPKSPKKAAAKPKKVVKKSPKKAKAAPKPKKVTKAAKPAAKKAAPKKK, from the coding sequence ATGGCAGAAACTGCTCCAGCACCAGCCGCTCCTGCTCCGGCTAAAGCTCCCAAGAAGAAAAGCGCAGCAAAGCCCAAGAAATCGGGTCCCAGCGTGTCGGAGCTCATCGTCAAGGCTGTGTCTGCCTCCAAGGAGCGCAGCGGGCTGTCTGTGGCGGCGCTCAAGAAGATCCTGCAGGCCGGCGGCTATGATGTGGAGAAGAACAACTCCCTCATCAATAGAGCCCTCAAGAGCCTGGTGACCAAGGAGACCCTGCTACAGACCAAGGGCACCGGCGCCTCGGGCTCCTTCAAGCTCAACAAAAAAGCAGCTGAAGCCAAGGAGAAGGCTGCCAAGAAGAAGGCAGCTCCAAAGAAACCAGCGGCAAAGAAAGCGGTTGTCAAGAAAACAACGAAAAATGTTTCGGCAAAGAAAGCAGCGACACCCAAGAAGACTCCTACAAAAGCGAAGAAACCGAAAGCTGTAAAGAAAGCGCccaagagcccgaagaaagcggctgccaagcctaaaaaggtcgtgaagaagagcccgaagaaagcgaaGGCAGCGCCTAAACCTAAAAAGGTGACCAAGGCAGCTAAACCCGCAGCGAAGAAGGCGGCTCCTAAAAAGAAGTGA